In a single window of the Sulfurimonas sp. hsl 1-7 genome:
- a CDS encoding MBL fold metallo-hydrolase yields the protein MTIKVQPMGPYQTNCYIVTVDGKDFIIDPGVDATQWVKENVTNPVAILNTHGHFDHVWSNAQLQKELGVKLYTPQGDVMLLQGSGWMPDLPPSTPDVEIVGDEELDFDGVKVKFRHFPGHCPGCSTIEIGDAMFSGDFIFERSIGRTDFPYSSPEDMKKSLEKFKQIDYDKTVYPGHGGTTTIKQEQKNSDYWISIL from the coding sequence ATGACAATAAAAGTACAACCTATGGGACCGTATCAAACAAACTGTTATATTGTTACGGTTGATGGAAAAGATTTTATTATCGATCCTGGTGTGGATGCTACACAGTGGGTAAAAGAAAATGTCACTAATCCCGTTGCGATCTTAAATACTCATGGACATTTTGATCATGTATGGAGCAATGCCCAGCTGCAAAAAGAGCTGGGAGTTAAACTTTACACGCCGCAAGGTGATGTGATGTTATTACAGGGAAGCGGTTGGATGCCTGACCTTCCACCTTCAACTCCCGATGTAGAGATAGTAGGTGATGAGGAGCTTGATTTTGACGGTGTTAAAGTAAAATTTCGTCACTTTCCCGGTCATTGTCCAGGATGTAGTACAATTGAGATCGGTGATGCTATGTTTAGCGGAGATTTTATCTTTGAACGCAGTATCGGAAGAACCGATTTCCCATATTCATCTCCCGAGGATATGAAAAAATCACTGGAAAAATTTAAACAGATAGATTATGACAAAACAGTATATCCTGGTCATGGCGGAACAACAACTATAAAACAGGAACAAAAAAATTCAGATTATTGGATAAGTATATTATGA
- a CDS encoding DegT/DnrJ/EryC1/StrS family aminotransferase — MEIPFSKYESSRAAHSYVSDALDGEEINQVEELENEFASYVGAQYALATSHGTSALHLAMLALDLKRGDKVVCSVNAHPNVPEVVRHFDAEPVFIDICEDNYNINLDKLENYLEDNKSKKLKAVIITHIAGTTVDLERVYSMGKIYNVKIVEDACDALGATYKGQKIGSTGADIVCFNFSPHLRKNICNGGMLVTDDDEIIERARLLANHAIVRDEDALEYIYDVVDIGNDYSLSQLNAAYIRAQIEEQDNNIARQQEIARIYSEKLDGVDHITIPDMSNDEHPFSLYVIKIDKNRDSFAVELREEGITAGLHYIPLHLLTYYKSKYSLRVNDFPVALRSYQQVLSLPIYANMSDEDVENVIATVKKIAKTRV; from the coding sequence ATGGAAATACCATTTAGCAAATATGAAAGTTCTCGTGCGGCACACTCGTATGTAAGTGATGCATTAGATGGTGAAGAGATCAATCAGGTTGAAGAGTTAGAAAATGAGTTTGCAAGTTATGTAGGAGCTCAGTATGCCCTTGCAACTTCGCATGGTACTTCAGCACTTCATTTAGCGATGTTGGCACTTGATCTAAAACGTGGTGATAAAGTTGTATGTTCTGTAAATGCGCATCCAAATGTACCCGAAGTAGTTCGCCACTTTGATGCTGAACCGGTATTTATAGATATCTGTGAAGATAATTATAATATCAACCTTGATAAACTTGAAAACTATTTAGAGGATAACAAGTCAAAAAAACTAAAAGCTGTAATTATCACACATATTGCAGGGACTACGGTTGATCTTGAACGTGTATACTCAATGGGTAAAATCTATAACGTCAAAATTGTAGAGGATGCATGTGATGCGTTAGGTGCTACATATAAAGGGCAAAAAATCGGTTCTACGGGAGCTGATATTGTTTGTTTTAACTTCTCTCCACATTTGAGAAAAAATATCTGTAACGGCGGTATGTTGGTAACGGATGATGATGAGATCATTGAGCGTGCAAGACTTTTAGCTAACCATGCCATCGTACGTGATGAAGATGCTTTAGAGTATATTTATGATGTTGTAGATATTGGAAACGATTACTCTTTAAGTCAGTTAAATGCAGCATATATCCGTGCGCAGATTGAAGAGCAAGATAACAACATTGCAAGACAACAAGAGATCGCACGTATTTACAGCGAAAAACTTGACGGTGTTGATCATATTACAATCCCGGATATGAGTAATGATGAACATCCGTTTAGTTTATATGTTATCAAGATAGATAAAAACCGTGACTCGTTTGCCGTAGAGTTAAGAGAGGAAGGGATCACTGCAGGACTGCACTATATTCCTCTGCACCTTTTAACATACTATAAATCAAAATACTCACTAAGAGTAAATGATTTTCCTGTAGCACTTCGTTCATATCAGCAGGTATTGTCACTCCCGATCTATGCAAATATGAGTGATGAAGATGTTGAAAATGTGATCGCAACAGTGAAAAAGATCGCAAAAACAAGAGTTTAA
- a CDS encoding tetraacyldisaccharide 4'-kinase codes for MKRTLVFWVEGYLYNPNVFQKLLSYIFLPLSFLYCFIMWIRFRIAQAEDFGIDIISVGNLVVGGSGKTPFVTALAQDKKDVAIILRGYGRDSSGMIVVKDRENILVDVSVSGDEAMIYAKKLPFAIVIVSEDRKIAIDKAKEMGVKQIFLDDAYSKHSIKKRDILIDVKTKNSFCLPSGPYREKLWSAKDALVVEEEKDFSRKTTLKDPTAKMSLVTAIARPQRLDKYLPEVVAKHYFEDHHSFTKEELETILEQDKSESLLVTFKDYVKIEKFGLPLSLLDLELKLNSAKISRL; via the coding sequence TTGAAAAGAACGTTAGTATTTTGGGTTGAGGGGTATCTCTACAACCCAAATGTTTTCCAAAAACTTCTCTCCTATATTTTTCTTCCTTTATCGTTTTTATACTGTTTTATCATGTGGATACGTTTTCGTATTGCACAAGCGGAAGATTTCGGTATAGATATCATTAGTGTAGGAAACCTGGTAGTAGGGGGAAGCGGGAAAACCCCCTTTGTCACGGCTCTGGCACAGGATAAAAAAGATGTTGCGATCATATTACGCGGATACGGAAGAGACTCAAGTGGAATGATTGTGGTTAAAGACAGAGAAAATATCTTGGTAGATGTCTCTGTTAGCGGTGATGAAGCGATGATCTATGCAAAAAAACTCCCTTTTGCAATTGTAATCGTAAGTGAAGATCGAAAAATAGCAATAGACAAAGCAAAAGAGATGGGTGTAAAACAGATCTTTTTAGATGATGCTTATTCAAAACACTCCATTAAAAAAAGAGATATTCTCATCGATGTAAAAACAAAAAATAGTTTTTGCTTGCCTAGCGGTCCATATAGAGAAAAACTTTGGAGTGCTAAGGATGCACTGGTTGTAGAAGAGGAGAAAGATTTTAGCCGAAAAACAACTTTAAAAGATCCAACTGCCAAGATGTCTTTAGTGACTGCAATTGCAAGACCCCAAAGGCTTGATAAATATCTGCCTGAAGTTGTTGCAAAGCACTATTTTGAGGACCATCACAGTTTCACGAAAGAGGAACTTGAAACAATTTTGGAACAAGACAAAAGTGAGAGTTTGCTTGTGACTTTTAAAGATTATGTGAAGATTGAAAAGTTTGGACTCCCTTTGTCGTTGTTAGACTTGGAACTAAAGCTGAATTCTGCTAAAATTTCAAGATTATAA
- a CDS encoding PaaI family thioesterase: MAEELLEHETDLEIEDYRDDQVVAKTHDRINEDLSGEVTKLEDGYVEVRLTTTIDMLADNVGLIHGGFIFSAADYAAMLAVNERNVVLVASDCQFLSPVKLHDEVNIVARVRHKEGRKRNVYVTGHVLDVKVFEGEFKTVITEKHVLKLKLLHDEEALNSGTTPPPPEGSVE; the protein is encoded by the coding sequence ATGGCTGAAGAACTACTAGAACACGAAACAGATTTAGAGATAGAAGATTATAGGGATGACCAGGTTGTTGCAAAAACACATGACAGAATCAATGAAGATCTAAGTGGTGAGGTTACTAAACTTGAAGACGGTTATGTTGAGGTAAGACTTACAACAACAATCGATATGTTGGCTGATAACGTTGGTCTGATTCACGGCGGTTTTATTTTTTCTGCTGCCGATTATGCAGCTATGCTTGCCGTAAATGAAAGAAATGTAGTGTTAGTAGCATCTGATTGTCAATTTTTATCTCCTGTAAAACTACACGATGAAGTGAATATCGTAGCGCGTGTAAGACATAAAGAGGGACGAAAAAGAAATGTGTATGTAACGGGACATGTATTAGATGTAAAAGTATTTGAAGGGGAGTTTAAAACGGTTATTACCGAGAAACACGTTTTAAAGTTAAAGCTCCTTCATGACGAAGAAGCGTTAAACAGTGGAACTACACCACCTCCACCTGAAGGGAGTGTAGAATAG
- the argB gene encoding acetylglutamate kinase, giving the protein MKAKIETVKTLLDALPFIREFRKEIVVIKYGGSAQTSPELKEKFAEDILLMYLVGIKPVIIHGGGKKITDMLSALNIGTEFIEGQRVTTPDVMRIVEMILSGEINKEIVSLLNSHGAKAIGISGKDAHFIKAKPKDFEKWGLTGNITDVNADVVKNLIAENFIPVIAPIAAGEEMGHPGYNINADLCASQVAKAIGANKIIFLTDTEGVLDKDKNLISSLTKADVENLKADETIHGGMVPKVDACLEAIDGGVHKAHIIDGRLEHSMLLELFTSEGVGTQIIEKKEEE; this is encoded by the coding sequence TTGAAAGCTAAAATAGAAACAGTAAAAACACTTCTTGATGCACTTCCGTTTATTCGGGAGTTTAGAAAAGAGATAGTTGTTATAAAATATGGCGGTTCAGCACAAACTTCCCCTGAACTAAAAGAGAAGTTTGCAGAAGATATTTTACTTATGTATTTAGTGGGAATCAAGCCTGTTATTATTCACGGTGGCGGGAAGAAGATCACAGATATGTTATCTGCACTCAATATTGGGACTGAGTTTATCGAAGGGCAGCGTGTAACTACACCTGATGTTATGCGTATTGTTGAGATGATACTCAGCGGTGAGATCAATAAAGAGATAGTTTCACTTTTAAATTCTCATGGTGCAAAAGCGATCGGTATAAGTGGTAAAGATGCTCATTTCATCAAAGCCAAACCAAAAGATTTTGAAAAATGGGGTCTCACAGGAAACATTACCGATGTAAATGCAGATGTTGTAAAAAACCTGATCGCTGAGAATTTTATTCCGGTAATCGCTCCGATTGCTGCTGGTGAAGAGATGGGACATCCTGGGTATAACATTAATGCAGACCTTTGTGCATCGCAAGTTGCAAAGGCGATTGGTGCAAATAAAATCATCTTTTTAACAGATACAGAGGGTGTATTAGACAAAGATAAAAACCTGATATCTAGCTTAACAAAAGCAGATGTAGAAAATTTAAAAGCAGATGAAACGATACATGGTGGTATGGTTCCAAAAGTCGATGCTTGTTTAGAAGCAATAGATGGCGGTGTACATAAAGCACATATTATTGATGGAAGGTTAGAGCATTCTATGCTGCTTGAGCTTTTCACATCAGAGGGTGTTGGTACACAGATTATAGAGAAAAAGGAAGAAGAATAA
- a CDS encoding class I SAM-dependent DNA methyltransferase, with translation MSQFDKRAQNWDKGDIRVNGAKVIADAIENKFDLSNEMVLMDFGVGTGLLGFEIAKKVKKVYGVDTSKGMLEKLEEKNTPELTIDAIHQDIVETPLDMKFHGLISSMTLHHVEDLTKFFQTIKGNLHEGGFLAIADLESEDGTFHSDNTGVYHFGFEQEALCKIVEDCGFKNVSFENINTINKPHRDFGVFLLSAEV, from the coding sequence ATGAGTCAATTTGATAAACGTGCCCAAAACTGGGATAAAGGCGACATCAGAGTTAATGGTGCCAAGGTTATAGCAGATGCTATTGAAAATAAATTTGATCTATCAAACGAGATGGTTTTAATGGACTTTGGAGTTGGTACGGGACTGCTTGGTTTTGAGATCGCAAAAAAAGTAAAAAAAGTGTATGGTGTTGATACTTCAAAAGGGATGCTTGAAAAGTTAGAGGAGAAAAACACTCCGGAACTTACAATTGATGCAATCCATCAAGATATAGTTGAAACACCGTTAGATATGAAATTTCACGGACTTATCAGTTCAATGACACTCCACCATGTTGAGGATCTTACAAAGTTTTTCCAAACTATCAAAGGTAACTTACATGAAGGCGGTTTTTTAGCGATTGCAGATTTAGAGAGTGAAGACGGTACATTCCATTCAGACAATACCGGAGTATATCACTTTGGATTTGAACAAGAGGCTCTTTGTAAAATTGTAGAGGATTGCGGTTTTAAAAATGTATCGTTTGAAAATATTAATACAATCAATAAACCACATAGAGATTTCGGAGTCTTTCTGCTGAGTGCAGAGGTGTAG
- a CDS encoding ferritin-like domain-containing protein, translated as MNFYNELEVILEIKTPKEKLEKFREFYKEFQKQEIDFNATETPKIFIQPAYEGFCKVVPPQKVPKRSNLTTKEGQINLLHAVAHIEYSAIDLALDAAYRFRGLPGKYYEDWLEVADDEVRHFEMLETLLHELGSGYGEIEVHNSLFEASYKTQTLIERMAVVPRYLEANGLDATPMILEKLKKYPKNEILEKIKSVLTIILQEEIDHVKKGDVWFTYACELENQDTGIFFEIIKKYYPRGFLRPDDLNIDARKEAGFSCNELKIMANKEVC; from the coding sequence ATGAATTTTTATAATGAACTTGAAGTGATATTGGAGATAAAAACTCCAAAAGAAAAACTGGAAAAATTTAGGGAATTTTACAAAGAATTTCAAAAACAAGAAATCGATTTTAATGCAACAGAAACGCCAAAAATATTTATCCAACCTGCTTATGAAGGTTTCTGTAAAGTTGTACCGCCTCAAAAAGTGCCTAAACGCTCAAACCTGACTACAAAAGAGGGACAGATTAATCTACTCCATGCCGTAGCACATATAGAATACTCTGCAATTGATTTAGCCCTTGATGCAGCATATAGATTTCGCGGACTTCCCGGAAAATATTACGAAGACTGGCTAGAGGTTGCCGATGATGAGGTTCGCCATTTTGAAATGCTTGAAACCCTGTTACATGAACTTGGAAGCGGATATGGAGAGATCGAAGTGCACAATTCGCTGTTTGAAGCGAGTTATAAAACACAAACACTGATCGAGCGGATGGCAGTTGTCCCTAGATATCTGGAAGCTAACGGACTTGATGCAACTCCCATGATTTTGGAAAAATTAAAAAAATATCCTAAAAACGAGATATTAGAAAAGATCAAATCTGTATTGACTATAATCTTGCAAGAAGAGATAGACCACGTAAAAAAAGGGGATGTCTGGTTTACATATGCTTGTGAATTGGAAAATCAAGATACTGGTATATTTTTCGAAATTATCAAAAAGTATTATCCAAGAGGTTTTTTACGTCCGGATGATCTCAATATTGACGCAAGAAAAGAGGCAGGGTTTAGTTGTAATGAACTGAAAATTATGGCAAATAAAGAGGTTTGTTAA
- a CDS encoding DUF2018 family protein has product MKYEALFEDEDNVFGGSPKSKFMDVVFTANNDVVRYDLEQIIQKMAAMELMLEKHVGEDIDRAVEQFAFEYSAECDMKTKSLFVELTGSIVSKSE; this is encoded by the coding sequence ATGAAATACGAAGCTTTATTTGAAGATGAAGATAATGTATTTGGTGGTTCACCAAAATCAAAATTTATGGATGTAGTGTTTACTGCTAATAATGACGTTGTAAGATACGACCTTGAGCAAATTATTCAAAAAATGGCAGCGATGGAATTGATGTTAGAGAAACATGTCGGTGAAGATATTGACAGAGCAGTTGAGCAGTTTGCATTTGAATACAGTGCAGAATGTGATATGAAAACAAAATCTTTATTCGTTGAGTTAACAGGTTCTATCGTTTCAAAAAGCGAATAA
- the cmoB gene encoding tRNA 5-methoxyuridine(34)/uridine 5-oxyacetic acid(34) synthase CmoB, giving the protein MDIQKIKEDRKKWMSWKNIAPLRDALAQLDDVPCDVTLGDVVKISGDFDEEAIYNTAKMLMPWRKGPFAVGETFIDSEWKSNIKYNLIRKHFDLKGKKVADIGCNNGYYMFKMLEEEPKLLVGFDPSPLYKTQFDFINHFVKSEIVYELLGVEHLEFYEEKFDTIFCLGVLYHRSDPVAMLKSLYRGLEKTGEVILDTFYIDGEDEMALCPESSYSKIPNIYFVPTIKALKNWCLRAGFSEFEVLETSITDEGEQRKTEWIEGQSLEDFLDPEDKTKTVEGYPAPQRVYVRLIKDKK; this is encoded by the coding sequence ATGGACATACAAAAGATTAAAGAAGATAGAAAAAAGTGGATGAGTTGGAAAAATATTGCACCTCTTAGGGATGCTTTGGCTCAACTTGATGATGTACCTTGCGATGTCACTCTTGGAGATGTGGTTAAGATCAGCGGCGATTTTGACGAAGAGGCTATATACAACACTGCAAAAATGTTGATGCCTTGGAGAAAAGGACCTTTTGCAGTTGGTGAGACTTTTATCGACTCTGAGTGGAAGAGTAATATCAAATACAACCTTATTCGTAAACATTTTGATTTAAAAGGGAAGAAAGTTGCCGATATAGGGTGTAACAATGGCTACTACATGTTTAAGATGTTGGAAGAGGAGCCTAAGTTACTTGTAGGGTTTGATCCTTCACCGCTTTATAAAACACAATTTGATTTTATAAACCATTTTGTAAAGAGCGAGATTGTTTATGAACTTTTAGGTGTTGAGCACTTAGAGTTTTATGAAGAGAAGTTTGACACTATTTTTTGTTTGGGTGTTTTGTACCATAGAAGTGATCCAGTGGCGATGTTAAAGTCTTTGTATCGCGGACTTGAAAAAACAGGTGAGGTGATACTAGATACTTTCTATATAGACGGGGAAGATGAGATGGCGCTGTGTCCGGAGTCTAGTTACTCCAAAATACCGAATATCTACTTTGTTCCTACGATCAAGGCACTTAAAAACTGGTGTTTAAGAGCCGGTTTTTCCGAGTTTGAAGTATTAGAAACTTCGATCACCGATGAGGGTGAACAAAGAAAAACAGAATGGATCGAAGGGCAGTCTCTAGAGGACTTTTTAGACCCTGAAGATAAAACAAAGACCGTTGAAGGTTACCCTGCACCGCAAAGAGTATACGTACGATTAATAAAGGATAAAAAATAA
- a CDS encoding NAD+ synthase, translating into MSKYSQITDYLVSFLDEEVRKTGIKKVVVGLSGGLDSAVVAVLAQKAFGDDLLCVKMPSQYSSQSSLDDADELCKDFSLRNETVSIEPMLRAYEEMNPNLNNLRKGNFSSRMRMSTLFDISAREGALVLGTSNKSELMLGYGTLYGDLASAINPIGDLYKSEVFELAAYLGVTKSIIEKPPSADLWAGQSDEADLGYTYEQLDGAMKLYVDQRLSKEEVVKQGVDEKMLEMIIKRIFANHFKRKMPVIAKLTSRTLNHDFNYPRDITL; encoded by the coding sequence ATGAGTAAGTATTCACAAATAACTGATTATCTCGTAAGTTTTTTGGATGAAGAAGTCAGAAAAACAGGGATAAAAAAAGTGGTAGTTGGTTTGAGTGGCGGACTTGATTCTGCTGTCGTTGCCGTACTTGCTCAAAAAGCATTCGGAGATGACCTTTTATGCGTCAAGATGCCCTCACAATACTCTTCACAAAGTTCACTTGATGATGCTGACGAGTTGTGTAAAGATTTTTCTTTGAGAAATGAGACGGTATCGATTGAGCCGATGTTACGTGCATATGAAGAGATGAATCCAAATCTTAACAATTTAAGAAAAGGGAACTTCTCCTCTCGTATGAGAATGTCGACACTTTTTGATATTTCGGCTCGTGAAGGAGCCTTGGTACTTGGTACGAGTAACAAAAGTGAACTGATGCTCGGTTACGGAACGCTTTACGGGGATTTAGCAAGTGCTATCAACCCGATAGGCGATCTTTATAAGAGTGAAGTTTTTGAACTGGCAGCCTATCTTGGTGTTACAAAAAGCATCATTGAAAAGCCGCCATCTGCTGATCTATGGGCAGGGCAGAGTGATGAAGCCGACTTAGGTTATACTTATGAACAACTTGACGGTGCAATGAAGCTCTATGTAGACCAAAGACTTTCAAAAGAGGAAGTGGTAAAACAAGGTGTGGATGAGAAGATGTTAGAGATGATCATTAAACGTATCTTTGCAAACCATTTTAAGCGTAAGATGCCTGTGATTGCAAAACTGACATCTAGGACGCTAAATCACGATTTTAATTATCCAAGAGATATAACTTTATAA
- a CDS encoding cation diffusion facilitator family transporter, whose amino-acid sequence MTLEKKATVVSTSVAGLLVLLKMTVGVLSGSIAVLASAIDSFLDLTVSLFNYFALHNAEKNPDDSFHFGRSKIEPLAAVIEGSVISFSAFFILYEALEKIIHPHEMLYMMESFYVMLASIIITALLVAFLIHVAKKTKNMVIRADALHYKTDLLSNGAVLFALAAVSYTGEQLIDPILGIAIAGYMIYSAFPIIKEGILMLLDIALPTEDIEKIDQAIKSEPTITNYHYLKTRESGSHIFISYHAVFNVSISLYDAHLVADKVEAKILALFPDKKVHVLTHMDPYDDSEINEDEEQW is encoded by the coding sequence ATGACTTTAGAGAAAAAGGCTACAGTTGTTTCAACTTCCGTTGCAGGACTACTCGTACTACTAAAAATGACAGTTGGAGTTCTAAGCGGTTCTATCGCTGTTCTTGCATCGGCAATCGATAGCTTTTTAGATCTAACGGTTTCACTCTTTAACTATTTTGCTCTGCACAATGCAGAGAAAAATCCCGATGACAGTTTTCACTTTGGAAGAAGTAAAATAGAACCGCTTGCAGCTGTTATAGAGGGAAGTGTGATCTCTTTTTCAGCATTTTTCATCCTTTATGAAGCTTTGGAAAAAATTATCCATCCACATGAGATGCTCTATATGATGGAATCGTTCTACGTTATGCTTGCTTCAATCATCATTACCGCCCTGCTTGTTGCGTTTTTAATCCATGTAGCTAAAAAAACGAAAAACATGGTAATACGTGCCGATGCACTGCACTATAAAACAGACCTTCTTTCTAACGGTGCTGTACTTTTTGCATTAGCAGCAGTTAGCTATACGGGGGAACAACTTATCGATCCAATTTTAGGTATCGCAATTGCAGGGTATATGATCTATTCTGCATTTCCTATCATTAAAGAGGGTATTTTAATGCTTCTTGATATCGCTTTACCGACAGAAGATATTGAGAAAATCGATCAAGCGATCAAAAGTGAACCAACTATTACAAACTACCACTATTTAAAAACAAGAGAGTCTGGTTCACACATCTTTATCTCTTATCACGCTGTATTTAACGTAAGTATCTCTTTATACGATGCGCACCTTGTAGCAGATAAGGTAGAAGCCAAAATCCTTGCACTTTTTCCAGATAAAAAAGTACATGTGCTGACACATATGGATCCGTATGATGATTCGGAGATCAATGAAGATGAAGAGCAGTGGTAA